The Triticum aestivum cultivar Chinese Spring chromosome 7B, IWGSC CS RefSeq v2.1, whole genome shotgun sequence genome window below encodes:
- the LOC123156077 gene encoding wall-associated receptor kinase 3, with amino-acid sequence MERVASRQMPFPAVVAAVLLQLLTAAVTAAGCSTSCGNISIPYPFGIEPDCYHDGFNLTCDYSYRPPKLFLGDGTVEVLEISIPDGTVRINSTNIMPMSHDIYGASRPNTSRHHTWDGLRERGPFFVAPDRNKFLVLSCNNIQVILIGEDNSTINACATYCPSLGNSDAQPQLIRYLLLHGECSGLGCCNGGIPKGYTSYHIQLQPSNDSSSDAKSSVYIAEEGSYNISKLMSEPRGVALPALLDWVISNSSCQKQNSVAPGCRSSNSFCQNYTSYVYNGYQCRCSAGYCGNPYILDGCQDIDECVHKEAHSCHGICENKPGTFYCRCPDGTYGNPSIEGGRIKITNYSAGLIIGIVIRGVSILLLALSAPFVTRMVKLRKVKKMREKLFNQNHGLLLQQLISQKADIGERMMFTLGDIEKATNNFDKSREVGGGGHGVVYKGILDLHVVAIKKSKIVVQREINEFINEVAILSQINHKNVVKLLGCCLETEVPLLVYEFISNGTLYHHLHVEGPKSLSWDDRLRIALEIARALAYLHSATSVPIFHRDIKSSNILLDESLTAKVSDFGASRYIPIDQTAVMTAVQGTLGYLDPMYYTGRLTDKSDVFSFCVLLIELLTRKKPYVYRSDNDASLVAHFVSSLKKGDLADIVDPQVMEEEDDGELQEVAMLAATCTGLEGESRPTMKEVEMALENLRARKKPAPYNSASMRYDGDQIVVQYKSIEDLLAKTDMPVEGDAEASSRQYTMEEEILLSARYPR; translated from the exons ATGGAGAGAGTAGCAAGTAGGCAAATGCCCTTCCCAGCTGTGGTTGCCGCGGTGCTGCTGCAGCTACTAACTGCAGCGGTGACAGCAGCAGGATGCAGTACAAGTTGTGGTAACATCAGCATCCCCTACCCATTTGGCATCGAGCCTGATTGCTACCATGACGGCTTTAACCTCACCTGTGACTACTCGTACCGCCCTCCCAAACTTTTCCTTGGCGATGGCACTGTCGAAGTGCTCGAGATCTCCATCCCCGACGGCACGGTGCGCATCAACAGCACCAATATCATGCCAATGAGTCATGATATTTACGGTGCATCCAGGCCCAACACAAGCAGGCACCACACATGGGATGGCCTCAGAGAGAGAGGACCGTTCTTCGTTGCGCCGGATAGGAACAAGTTCCTTGTGTTGTCGTGCAacaacatccaagtcatcctcattggAGAGGACAACTCCACCATCAACGCCTGCGCTACTTACTGCCCATCCTTGGGGAACTCAGATGCACAGCCTCAGCTTATCCGGTATCTACTTCTGCATGGTGAATGCTCGGGCCTTGGCTGCTGTAATGGAGGCATCCCAAAAGGTTACACTTCCTACCACATCCAGCTCCAGCCTTCCAATGACTCGAGCTCCGATGCTAAATCGTCAGTATATATAGCCGAGGAGGGGTCCTATAACATCTCAAAACTCATGTCTGAACCTCGCGGTGTGGCACTTCCTGCCTTGCTAGACTGGGTGATCAGCAATTCGTCATGCCAAAAGCAAAACTCTGTTGCTCCTGGATGCCGCAGCAGCAACAGCTTTTGTCAAAACTACACAAGCTATGTCTACAATGGCTACCAGTGCCGCTGCTCTGCCGGTTATTGTGGAAACCCTTACATCCTGGACGGATGCCAAG ATATTGATGAATGTGTTCATAAGGAAGCCCACTCATGCCATGGAATTTGCGAAAATAAGCCTGGAACATTTTACTGCCGCTGCCCTGATGGGACATATGGGAACCCCTCTATAGAAGGGGGGCGTATCAAGATCACAAATTACTCTGCAG GTTTAATCATAGGCATAGTAATCAGGGGTGTCTCAATTTTGCTTCTGGCACTTAGCGCACCATTTGTTACACGTATGGTGAAGCTAAGGAAGgtgaagaaaatgagagaaaagttATTCAACCAAAATCATGGGTTGCTATTGCAGCAGTTAATATCACAAAAGGCAGATATTGGTGAAAGGATGATGTTTACCTTGGGGGATATAGAGAAGGCCACAAACAATTTTGACAAGTCTCGTGAGGTTGGTGGCGGCGGACATGGTGTCGTGTATAAAGGAATTCTAGACCTACATGTTGTTGCCATCAAGAAATCAAAGATTGTAGTACAAAGGGAAATCAATGAATTCATCAATGAGGTTGCTATTCTTTCTCAAATCAACCATAAAAATGTGGTGAAGCTCCTGGGATGCTGCCTTGAGACAGAAGTGCCTCTGTTGGTTTATGAGTTCATTTCAAATGGAACCCTATACCACCATCTTCATGTGGAAGGTCCAAAATCATTATCATGGGATGATCGTTTAAGGATTGCACTTGAGATCGCTAGAGCTCTAGCCTATCTGCACTCGGCTACTTCAGTGCCCATATTTCACAGAGATATCAAGTCCTCCAACATACTTCTGGATGAGAGCTTAACAGCAAAGGTGTCGGACTTTGGAGCCTCAAGGTACATCCCAATTGATCAAACAGCAGTGATGACAGCTGTTCAAGGAACACTTGGTTATTTAGACCCCATGTACTACACAGGTCGACTAACAGACAAGAGCGATGTTTTCAGTTTCTGTGTTCTCCTTATAGAATTGCTAACCAGGAAGAAACCGTATGTGTATAGATCAGATAACGATGCCAGCCTTGTTGCCCATTTCGTTTCATCACTCAAAAAAGGCGATCTTGCTGACATAGTAGACCCGCAAgtcatggaagaagaagacgacggaGAACTCCAAGAAGTGGCCATGCTAGCGGCGACGTGCACTGGATTGGAAGGAGAGAGCCGACCAACAATGAAGGAAGTGGAGATGGCCCTTGAAAACTTGCGGGCCAGAAAGAAGCCCGCTCCATATAATTCAGCGTCAATGAGATACGATGGGGATCAGATTGTTGTGCAGTATAAGTCAATTGAAGATTTACTCGCCAAGACGGATATGCCTGTTGAAGGGGATGCCGAGGCATCGAGCAGACAATATACTATGGAAGAGGAAATCTTGCTGTCAGCAAGGTACCCCAGATGA
- the LOC123156078 gene encoding wall-associated receptor kinase 2, whose product MERLVSRRAVLTVAVVAASLLLLQPAEAGNCTARCGGISISYPFGIEAGCYRDGFNLTCDHSYRPPKLFLGDGTVEVLEISIPRGVRVNSSSIALSPAAGAPGKKANSTARYHTWSGLRRGGPFFVSPEKNKFLVLSCSNVQVLLLAEDNSTVNACATYCPPAPGKGQPFQFPLSKDCSGIGCCSAAIPKGYTSYSIQVQPPGNVSEFDADSSVYIAEEGSYNVTRLIFETVNTLPVLLDWVISNSTCGKELPGTPASGCRSSSTSCQNYTSFAYKGYRCRCSAGYQGNPYVVNGCQDIDECAHWELHSCYGTCLNMPGAFRCQCPDETNGNPFIKGGCIKNKKSSQGLNIGLVASGGSILVLLAFGAPFVTRKIKQQKAEKRKDKFFKQNHGLLFQQLVSQRADMGERMIITLAELEKATNNFDKTREVGGGGHGIVYKGILDLQVVAIKKSKIIVQREIDDFINEVAILSQINHRNVVKLIGCCLEAEVPLLAYEFISNGTLEHHLHVEGPVSLSWDDRLRIALEISTALAYLHSAASVPVYHRDIKSANILLDESLTAKVSDFGASKFIPIDQTGVTTAVQGTIGYLDPMYYYTGRLTDKSDVFSFGVLLVELLTRKRPLAYDSVDGDSLVLHFASLVTGGVLAELLDPQVMEEEDGEVQEVAALAAKCVRLNGEDRPAMREVEMTLENLRIKRKQAARDAKSRRYDDDGQFSTDDTASEGDTEEPSGEYTVEEQILLSERYPR is encoded by the exons ATGGAGAGGTTAGTGAGCAGGCGAGCTGTGCTCACGGTGGCCGTAGTTGCagcgtcgctgctgctgctgcagccaGCAGAAGCAGGGAACTGCACCGCGCGCTGTGGCGGCATCAGCATCTCCTACCCATTCGGGATCGAGGCCGGCTGCTACCGCGACGGCTTCAACCTCACCTGCGACCACTCGTACCGGCCACCCAAGCTGTTCCTCGGCGACGGCACCGTGGAGGTGCTCGAGATCTCCATTCCCAGGGGCGTGCGCGTCAACAGCAGTAGCATCGCGTTGTCACCAGCAGCGGGGGCACCAGGCAAGAAGGCCAACAGCACAGCAAGGTACCACACGTGGAGTGGGCTCAGAAGGGGCGGCCCATTCTTCGTCTCGCCGGAGAAAAACAAGTTCCTGGTGCTGTCTTGTAGCAACGTCCAGGTCCTCCTCCTCGCGGAGGACAACAGCACCGTCAACGCCTGTGCCACTTACTGCCCACCGGCCCCAGGAAAGGGCCAGCCTTTTCAGTTCCCCTTGAGCAAGGATTGCTCCGGCATTGGCTGCTGCAGTGCTGCCATCCCCAAAGGCTACACTTCCTACAGCATCCAGGTCCAGCCCCCTGGCAATGTTTCTGAATTCGATGCAGACTCTTCAGTCTACATAGCCGAGGAAGGTTCCTATAATGTCACACGCCTGATATTCGAAACTGTAAACACTCTTCCAGTCTTGCTGGACTGGGTGATCAGCAACTCAACATGTGGCAAGGAGCTTCCTGGCACGCCTGCATCTGGGTGCCGCAGCAGCAGCACCTCCTGTCAGAACTATACGAGCTTTGCTTACAAAGGGTACCGCTGTCGCTGCTCTGCTGGGTATCAAGGCAACCCTTACGTCGTGAATGGATGCCAAG ACATTGATGAGTGTGCGCACTGGGAACTCCACTCATGCTACGGAACCTGCCTAAATATGCCTGGAGCGTTTCGCTGCCAATGCCCTGATGAGACCAACGGGAACCCCTTCATAAAAGGGGGGTGCATCAAGAACAAGAAATCCTCTCAAG GTTTAAATATAGGCCTAGTAGCCAGTGGTGGGTCAATTCTTGTGCTTCTGGCTTTTGGTGCTCCCTTTGTGACACGTAAGATCAAGCAACAGAAGGCGGAAAAAAGAAAAGACAAGTTTTTCAAGCAAAATCATGGGTTGCTATTTCAGCAGTTAGTATCACAAAGAGCTGATATGGGCGAACGGATGATCATCACCCTAGCAGAGCTAGAGAAGGCCACAAACAATTTTGACAAAACTCGTGAGGTTGGCGGTGGAGGACATGGCATTGTGTATAAAGGCATTCTGGACCTACAAGTTGTAGCCATCAAGAAATCAAAGATTATCGTACAGAGAGAAATTGATGACTTTATCAATGAGGTTGCAATTCTTTCACAAATCAACCATAGGAATGTCGTAAAGCTTATTGGATGTTGTCTTGAGGCAGAAGTCCCATTGTTGGCTTATGAGTTCATTTCAAATGGAACTCTTGAACATCATCTGCACGTAGAAGGACCGGTATCACTCTCATGGGATGACCGGTTGAGGATTGCACTTGAGATCTCTACAGCTCTGGCCTATCTACATTCAGCTGCTTCAGTACCAGTGTATCACAGAGATATCAAGTCCGCCAACATACTTCTTGACGAAAGCTTAACAGCCAAGGTATCAGACTTTGGGGCTTCAAAGTTTATTCCTATTGATCAAACGGGGGTGACTACTGCGGTTCAAGGAACAATTGGCTACTTGGATCCCATGTACTATTACACTGGACGTCTAACAGACAAGAGCGATGTCTTCAGCTTTGGTGTACTTCTCGTGGAACTGCTTACCAGGAAGAGACCACTCGCTTATGATTCTGTTGATGGCGATAGTCTTGTTCTGCATTTCGCGTCACTGGTTACAGGAGGTGTGCTGGCTGAATTGCTGGATCCTCAGGTCATGGAAGAGGAAGACGGAGAGGTCCAGGAGGTAGCTGCGCTGGCAGCAAAGTGCGTGAGATTGAATGGAGAAGACCGGCCGGCGATGAGAGAAGTCGAGATGACGCTCGAAAACCTGCGGATCAAGAGGAAGCAAGCTGCGCGTGATGCAAAATCTAGGAGGTATGATGATGATGGCCAATTCTCTACCGACGACACGGCAAGCGAAGGGGACACCGAGGAGCCAAGTGGCGAGTACACCGTGGAAGAGCAAATCctgttgtcggagaggtatcctcGATGA